Genomic segment of Sphingomonas telluris:
ATCCCCCGGCAGATCCGCCAATACCAGCGTCCGGAACTCCCGAATCGGGTCTCAAGCTCGGCCAGGCTGCGCTCCTGCAAGTCCGCGCCTGTATGAATGCCGAGGCTCTCGAGCTTGCGCGCAGTTACCGGTCCGATGCCGTGAAATCGTGAGACGGGGAGCGCGGCGATATAGGCGTACGCGCGGTCCGGCGTGATGACGCACAGGCCATCGGGCTTGTTCTGGTCGGAGGCGAGCTTGGCGACGAACTTGCAGTAGGACACGCCGGCCGAAGCGGTGAGCCCGGTTTCGTCGCGGATGCGCCTCCGGATCTCCTCGGCCGTCGCCCGGGCCGTTCCCAGACCCGCTCGATCCGACGTTACGTCCAGATAAGCTTCGTCGAGGCTCAGCGGTTCGATCAGGTCGGTATAGTCGGCGAAGATCGCCCGGATTTGCTGCGACACCGCGCGATAGACGTCGAAGCGCGGCTTCACGAAAATGATGTCGGCGCACCGGCGCTTCGCGGTGACCGAGGGCATGGCCGAGCGGACGCCGAACTTGCGAGCCTCGTAGCTCGCAGCCGCGACGACTCCGCGATGACCACCCCCAACCGCAACCGGCTTGCCCTTCAGCTCCGGCGCATCGCGCTGCTCCACGGACGCATAGAAGGCGTCCATGTCGATGTGGATGATCTTGCGTACGGGCTTGTCGGACTCGGACACGGTCCCAAGTGTCTGTCCTACAGCACTTGCCTGAGTCTAGCGTTGGATGCGGGTCTCGTGCGCCGGGCAATCTAAAGTCGCTGCAAAGGCGCCGCTCTCCGTGACTTTTGTGACTTTATGCCTGCCTTCCATTCTGCAGCCCATGTGCTTAAGGGCAGCCCGCGATGAACATCCACGAATACCAAGCAAAAGAGCTGCTCGCGAAGTACGGCGTGCCGGTCCCGGCTGGCCACGCGGCGATGAGCGTCGATGAGGCGGTCCAGGCCGCGCAACAGCTTCCCGGACCCCTGTGGGTCGTGAAGGCGCAGATCCACGCAGGCGGCCGCGGCAAGGGCAAGTTCAAGGAACTCGGCTCCGATGCGAAGGGCGGCGTGCGTCTCGCCCGTTCGATCGACGAGGTCCGCGACAACGCCGAGGAGATGCTCGGCAAGACGCTGGTCACGATCCAGACCGGCCCGCAGGGCAAGCAGGTCCAGCGCCTCTACATCACCGATGGCGTCGACATCGCGAAGGAATTCTACCTCGCGCTGCTCGTCGATCGTGAGACCGGGCGCATCGCTGTGGTCGCC
This window contains:
- the dinB gene encoding DNA polymerase IV, which gives rise to MDAFYASVEQRDAPELKGKPVAVGGGHRGVVAAASYEARKFGVRSAMPSVTAKRRCADIIFVKPRFDVYRAVSQQIRAIFADYTDLIEPLSLDEAYLDVTSDRAGLGTARATAEEIRRRIRDETGLTASAGVSYCKFVAKLASDQNKPDGLCVITPDRAYAYIAALPVSRFHGIGPVTARKLESLGIHTGADLQERSLAELETRFGSSGRWYWRICRGIDDREVCSDRPYKSVSAERTFDTDLREPDELATQLARIAGYAWDRIERAGVAGRTVTLKVKFADFEMITRSRSFGTPLDRSAFEAAGQQLLAALHPVPKGIRLLGLGLHNLTEDGAEPARQLGLAI